Proteins from one Sulfuriferula thiophila genomic window:
- a CDS encoding STAS-like domain-containing protein: MTPTTISVFNLVGNSFCVEANDGDSVFAAISKALHQDQAVELSFQNVEMLTSAFLNTAIGQLYGIFSEEKIRALVKVADMDKVDQALLRRVIETAKSYYQDPARLDASVKQIMGEDA, from the coding sequence ATGACCCCCACAACCATATCTGTGTTTAATTTGGTCGGCAACAGTTTTTGTGTTGAAGCGAATGATGGTGACAGCGTTTTTGCTGCTATCAGCAAGGCGTTGCATCAAGATCAAGCGGTTGAGCTTTCGTTTCAAAATGTTGAGATGTTAACCTCGGCTTTTTTGAATACTGCGATTGGCCAGTTGTACGGAATTTTTTCAGAAGAGAAGATTCGTGCTTTGGTTAAAGTGGCAGATATGGACAAAGTTGACCAAGCATTGTTGCGTAGGGTAATCGAAACTGCAAAGTCTTATTATCAAGATCCTGCACGCCTCGATGCATCCGTTAAGCAGATTATGGGAGAGGATGCATGA
- a CDS encoding type I restriction endonuclease subunit R — protein MSNLNENVIEALTISCLQALGYYYLYAPDIAPDADNPERSSFADVLLIERLKKAVKYINPTVPPLALDEAVKIVQRISSPELLANNEAFHRPLTEGVPVSVHKDGDERGERVWLIDFAHPENNEFVVANQFTVIENHQNKRPDLVLFVNGIPLVVIELKNAADENATIKAAYQQLETYKQAIPSLFTSNAFVVISDGLEAKAGSLSAGYSRFMSWKSADGKAEASHLVSQLEVLINGMLNKATLLDLVRHFIVFEKSRKEDPKTGVITISTVKKLAAYHQYYAVNAAVASTLRAADMGAGLRIEQTPASYGLPGVAQQPKGDKKAGVVWHTQGSGKSLSMVFYTGKIVLALDNPTILVITDRNDLDDQLFDTFAASRQLLRQEPVQAESRERLKDLLKVASGGVIFSTIQKFQPEEGNVYEQLSDRKNIVVIADEAHRTQYGFSAKTVDDKDASGEVIGKKVVYGFAKYLRDALPNATYLGFTGTPIEKTDVNTPAVFGNYVDIYDIAQAVEDGATVRIYYESRLAKVGLSDEGKKLVAELDEDLDQDELTETQKAKAKWTRMEALIGSEQRIRNIARDIVTHFEARQQVFAGKGMIVSMSRRIAAELYAEIVKLKPEWHDDNLNKGAIKVVMTASSSDGPLLAKHHTTKEQRRALAERMKNDDDPLKLVIVRDMWLTGFDAPSMHTLYIDKPMKGHNLMQAIARVNRVYKDKPGGLVVDYLGIAADLKEALSFYSDAGGKGDPTLAQEQAVSLMLEKLEVVAAMYNGFAYENYFAAETSRKLSLILEAEEHILGLDDGRKRYINEVTLLSQAFAIAIPHDQAMDAKDEVGFFQAVKARLAKFDGMGEGRSSEEIETTIRQVIDQALVSEQVIDIFDAAGIKKPDISILSDEFLAELKGYQHKNVALEVLKKLLNDELRVRAKKNLVQSKSLMEMLENAIKKYHNKVLTAAEVMEELIKISKEIVSSDDEAKHMGLSDFEYAFYTAVANNDSAKQLMQQDKLRELAVVLTQRVRENASIDWTIKENVRAKLKVIVKRTLRQFGYPPDMQLLATETVLKQAEMIAEELVAG, from the coding sequence GTGTCTAATCTCAACGAAAATGTCATTGAAGCCTTAACGATTAGTTGTTTGCAAGCGTTGGGCTATTATTATCTCTACGCTCCCGATATTGCACCTGATGCGGATAACCCAGAACGTAGCAGTTTTGCTGATGTGTTATTAATCGAGCGGCTTAAAAAAGCCGTTAAATACATCAATCCCACCGTTCCACCTTTGGCCTTGGACGAAGCTGTCAAAATCGTCCAGCGCATCAGCTCTCCTGAGCTGCTGGCGAACAACGAGGCTTTCCACCGCCCGCTGACCGAGGGCGTACCGGTATCCGTCCATAAGGATGGTGACGAGCGCGGCGAGCGGGTATGGCTGATCGATTTTGCCCACCCGGAGAACAACGAGTTCGTCGTCGCCAACCAGTTCACGGTGATCGAGAACCACCAGAACAAGCGCCCCGACTTGGTGCTGTTCGTGAATGGCATCCCGCTGGTGGTGATAGAGCTGAAAAATGCTGCTGATGAAAATGCCACGATCAAGGCAGCGTACCAGCAGTTGGAAACTTATAAGCAGGCCATCCCCAGTCTGTTCACCTCTAACGCATTTGTTGTGATTTCCGACGGGCTGGAAGCCAAGGCGGGTTCGCTCTCGGCGGGTTACTCGCGCTTTATGAGCTGGAAGAGCGCAGACGGCAAGGCCGAAGCGTCGCATCTGGTGAGTCAGTTGGAAGTGTTGATTAACGGTATGCTGAACAAGGCGACACTGCTGGATCTTGTGCGCCATTTCATCGTGTTTGAGAAATCCAGAAAGGAAGACCCGAAGACTGGCGTGATTACGATTAGCACGGTGAAGAAGCTGGCGGCGTATCACCAGTATTACGCGGTGAATGCTGCGGTGGCTTCTACGCTGCGCGCGGCGGATATGGGGGCGGGATTGCGTATTGAGCAGACCCCAGCCAGTTACGGCTTGCCCGGTGTGGCGCAACAGCCCAAGGGCGACAAGAAAGCCGGGGTGGTGTGGCATACGCAGGGCTCGGGCAAGTCGCTGTCGATGGTGTTCTACACCGGCAAGATCGTGTTGGCGCTGGATAATCCGACGATACTGGTTATTACTGACCGCAACGATCTGGACGACCAGTTGTTTGATACCTTCGCGGCATCCAGGCAATTGCTGCGGCAGGAGCCGGTGCAGGCTGAGAGCCGCGAGCGGTTGAAGGATTTGCTCAAGGTAGCTTCGGGCGGGGTGATTTTTTCCACTATTCAGAAATTCCAGCCAGAAGAAGGTAATGTGTACGAGCAGTTGTCCGACCGCAAAAATATTGTCGTCATCGCCGACGAGGCGCACCGTACACAGTATGGCTTCAGTGCCAAGACAGTGGACGACAAGGACGCCAGCGGCGAGGTGATCGGCAAGAAAGTGGTGTACGGTTTTGCCAAGTACCTGCGCGATGCATTGCCGAATGCGACCTATCTGGGCTTTACCGGTACGCCTATTGAAAAGACCGATGTGAATACCCCTGCGGTGTTCGGCAACTATGTTGACATCTACGACATCGCCCAGGCGGTGGAGGATGGCGCGACGGTGCGTATCTATTATGAAAGCCGGCTGGCCAAGGTGGGCTTGAGCGACGAAGGCAAGAAGCTGGTCGCCGAGCTGGATGAGGACCTCGACCAGGATGAGCTGACTGAAACGCAGAAAGCCAAGGCTAAATGGACCCGCATGGAAGCGCTGATCGGTAGCGAGCAGCGCATCAGGAATATCGCCCGCGATATCGTGACGCATTTCGAGGCCCGGCAGCAGGTGTTTGCAGGCAAGGGCATGATAGTGAGTATGTCGCGACGTATCGCTGCCGAGTTGTATGCGGAGATTGTGAAGCTGAAACCGGAATGGCATGACGATAACCTGAACAAGGGTGCGATCAAGGTGGTGATGACGGCCTCTTCCAGTGACGGCCCTTTGCTGGCCAAACACCACACGACCAAGGAGCAGCGCCGCGCATTAGCCGAGCGTATGAAGAACGATGATGATCCGCTCAAGCTGGTGATCGTGCGTGACATGTGGCTGACTGGCTTTGACGCGCCCAGCATGCACACGCTCTACATCGACAAGCCAATGAAAGGGCATAACCTGATGCAGGCGATTGCGCGGGTGAACCGGGTATACAAGGATAAGCCTGGTGGTCTGGTGGTAGACTATTTGGGTATCGCTGCCGACTTGAAAGAAGCGCTATCGTTTTATTCTGACGCGGGCGGCAAGGGCGACCCTACACTGGCACAGGAGCAGGCAGTAAGCCTGATGCTGGAAAAGCTGGAAGTGGTTGCGGCGATGTACAACGGTTTTGCCTATGAGAATTATTTCGCGGCGGAGACTTCGCGCAAGCTGTCGCTGATACTGGAGGCGGAGGAACATATCCTCGGTCTGGATGATGGGCGCAAGCGCTATATCAATGAGGTGACGTTGCTGTCGCAGGCATTCGCTATTGCCATTCCGCACGACCAAGCGATGGATGCCAAGGATGAGGTCGGTTTCTTTCAGGCGGTGAAAGCGCGGCTGGCCAAGTTCGATGGAATGGGAGAGGGGCGCAGCAGTGAGGAAATCGAAACCACCATCCGTCAAGTGATTGATCAGGCGCTGGTGTCGGAGCAGGTGATTGACATATTCGATGCGGCTGGCATCAAGAAGCCGGACATTTCGATCTTGTCCGATGAATTTCTGGCGGAACTGAAAGGTTACCAGCACAAGAACGTGGCGCTGGAGGTGCTGAAAAAATTGCTCAACGACGAGTTGAGAGTGCGCGCCAAAAAAAATCTGGTGCAGAGCAAAAGTCTGATGGAGATGCTGGAAAACGCCATCAAGAAATATCACAACAAAGTGCTGACCGCCGCCGAGGTGATGGAGGAGCTGATCAAGATCAGCAAAGAGATCGTCTCTTCGGATGACGAGGCTAAGCATATGGGATTGAGCGATTTCGAGTATGCGTTCTACACGGCAGTGGCGAACAACGACAGCGCAAAACAGTTGATGCAGCAAGACAAACTGCGCGAGCTGGCCGTGGTACTGACGCAGCGCGTGCGCGAAAATGCCTCCATTGATTGGACGATCAAGGAAAATGTCAGGGCTAAATTGAAGGTGATCGTGAAGCGTACCCTGCGTCAATTCGGTTATCCGCCCGATATGCAATTACTCGCTACAGAAACAGTGCTGAAGCAGGCGGAGATGATTGCAGAAGAGCTGGTTGCTGGCTGA
- a CDS encoding type II toxin-antitoxin system VapC family toxin: protein MMLRLNAVDVASVKDRPLLFDTNILLYLFGSANTNSNQSIIQTYSAMFGMCLKMGSRLCVDVLVLSEFINRFLRIQYDNHLTNARLDKKSLAFKQFRSSAEGMQAAHDIEAVVKDRILKQFQVVGKQFDTADIAAISFANTDFNDALLIQICQENSCVLVTHDADFNGANIDIVTANSRLR, encoded by the coding sequence ATGATGCTCAGACTTAATGCAGTTGATGTCGCGTCTGTGAAAGATCGTCCTTTGTTGTTTGATACCAATATTTTGTTGTATTTGTTTGGTTCTGCTAACACCAACTCGAATCAATCGATAATTCAAACCTATTCAGCCATGTTTGGCATGTGTCTGAAGATGGGAAGTCGGTTATGTGTTGATGTGCTGGTGTTGTCTGAATTCATTAATCGTTTTCTTCGTATTCAATATGACAATCACTTAACTAATGCCAGGCTGGATAAAAAATCTTTAGCTTTCAAGCAGTTTCGTTCTTCAGCAGAAGGAATGCAAGCTGCTCATGACATCGAGGCTGTAGTGAAAGACCGGATTCTTAAACAATTTCAAGTTGTTGGCAAGCAATTTGATACTGCTGATATTGCTGCTATTAGTTTTGCCAATACGGACTTTAATGACGCATTACTGATTCAGATTTGTCAGGAAAATTCCTGTGTGCTTGTGACGCATGATGCTGATTTTAATGGGGCAAACATCGATATCGTTACAGCAAATTCCAGGTTGCGTTAA
- a CDS encoding type I restriction-modification system subunit M → MAKELKAEPLEKQLWKAADKLRKNIDAAEYKHVVLGLIFLKYISDSFEEMYATLQKGEGEMAGADPEDKDEYKAENIFFVPPESRWSFLLAKAKQPNIGGHVDAAMDAIEKENPILKGVLPKVFARQNLDPASLGGLIDLVGNIALGDAKARSADVLGHVFEYFLGEFALAEGKQGGQFYTPRSIVELLVAMLEPYKGRVFDPCCGSGGMFVQSEKFVEEHQGRVNDISIYGQESNQTTWRLAKMNLAIRGIDASQVKWNNEGSFLNDAHKDLKADYIIANPPFNVSDWSGELLRNDGRWQFGAPPAGNANFAWLQHFIYHLAPAGRAGVVLAKGALTSKTSGEGDIRKALIRDGNLIDCIVNLPAKLFLNTQIPAALWFMNRARTNGHPRKGEILFVDARNLGHLINRRTKELSHEDIQQITATYHAWRTGEGVYADEKGYCASVPLSRVAELDYVLTPGRYVGLPDEEDDFNFAERFATLKAEFGAQLQEEAKLNKAIAENLAKVKA, encoded by the coding sequence ATGGCAAAAGAATTGAAAGCAGAGCCGCTGGAAAAGCAGCTCTGGAAAGCCGCCGACAAGCTGCGCAAGAACATCGATGCCGCAGAATACAAGCACGTCGTGTTAGGCCTCATCTTCCTGAAATACATCTCCGACTCGTTCGAGGAGATGTACGCCACGCTGCAGAAAGGCGAAGGTGAAATGGCCGGAGCCGATCCCGAAGACAAGGACGAATACAAAGCCGAGAACATTTTCTTCGTGCCACCGGAGTCGCGCTGGTCGTTTCTTCTGGCTAAAGCCAAGCAACCCAACATCGGCGGCCATGTCGATGCGGCGATGGATGCCATCGAAAAAGAAAACCCCATCCTCAAGGGCGTGCTGCCCAAGGTGTTCGCGCGGCAAAATCTCGATCCCGCCAGCCTCGGCGGCCTGATCGACCTGGTGGGTAATATCGCGCTGGGTGATGCCAAGGCACGCAGTGCCGACGTGCTGGGCCATGTGTTCGAATATTTCCTCGGCGAATTCGCGCTGGCCGAAGGCAAGCAGGGCGGGCAGTTCTATACGCCGCGCAGCATTGTCGAATTGCTGGTCGCCATGCTCGAGCCCTACAAGGGCCGCGTCTTCGACCCCTGCTGCGGCTCGGGCGGCATGTTCGTGCAATCGGAAAAGTTCGTCGAAGAACACCAGGGCCGCGTCAACGACATCTCCATCTACGGGCAGGAAAGCAACCAGACCACCTGGCGGCTGGCCAAAATGAATCTCGCCATCCGCGGCATCGACGCCTCGCAGGTGAAGTGGAACAACGAAGGCTCCTTCCTCAACGACGCGCACAAAGACCTCAAGGCCGATTACATCATCGCCAACCCGCCATTCAACGTCAGCGACTGGAGCGGCGAACTGCTGCGCAACGATGGCCGCTGGCAATTCGGCGCACCGCCCGCAGGCAACGCCAACTTCGCCTGGCTGCAGCACTTCATCTACCACCTCGCCCCCGCAGGCCGCGCCGGCGTGGTGCTCGCCAAAGGCGCGCTCACCAGCAAAACCAGCGGCGAAGGCGACATCCGCAAGGCGCTTATTCGTGACGGCAACCTCATCGACTGCATCGTCAATCTGCCCGCCAAACTGTTTTTGAATACGCAAATACCGGCGGCGCTATGGTTCATGAATAGAGCGAGAACCAACGGTCACCCGCGCAAGGGCGAAATTCTCTTCGTCGATGCGCGCAACCTCGGCCACCTCATCAACCGCCGCACCAAGGAGCTTTCGCACGAGGACATCCAGCAGATTACTGCCACGTACCATGCATGGCGCACAGGCGAAGGTGTATATGCAGACGAAAAAGGCTACTGTGCATCCGTGCCGCTTTCGCGCGTCGCAGAACTGGACTACGTGCTCACGCCGGGTCGCTATGTCGGTCTGCCGGACGAAGAGGATGACTTCAACTTTGCCGAACGTTTCGCTACACTGAAGGCTGAGTTCGGAGCGCAGTTACAGGAGGAGGCGAAGCTGAACAAGGCCATTGCCGAGAACTTGGCGAAGGTGAAGGCATGA
- a CDS encoding restriction endonuclease subunit S — translation MTGHSSATLGGICRKIGSGATPTGGSSAYQEAGIPLIRSQNVLDFSFSEDGLAFINDDQAFELRNVTVEENDVLLNITGDSVARCCVVPKALTPARVNQHVAIIRPIPEKANHLFIFYLLQQMKEELLMKSEIGATRRALTKGMLENLEIELPPLPEQQAIAAVLSSLDDKIDLLHRQNKTLEAMAETLFRQWFVEEAQEGWEDGVLGDVLDLVYGKALKEETRTGIGFPVVGSSGVVGYHSEYLVEGPGIVIGRKGTLGKVTYLFQNFFPIDTTYYIKSKIGSVGLFYEYCLLKTLSYENSDSAVPGLNRDIALSEEIKLAPKERIQIFNERCAPIFGKLKTNTSQIRTLEKLRDTLLPKLMSGEVRVAV, via the coding sequence ATGACTGGTCACTCGTCAGCTACTCTCGGCGGAATTTGCAGGAAAATCGGCAGTGGTGCTACGCCAACAGGCGGAAGTAGCGCCTATCAAGAGGCCGGTATTCCTTTAATCAGAAGTCAAAACGTTCTGGACTTTTCCTTTTCTGAAGACGGCTTGGCGTTTATTAATGACGACCAGGCTTTTGAGCTGCGAAATGTTACTGTCGAAGAAAATGATGTTCTTTTGAATATAACTGGCGACAGCGTGGCTAGATGTTGTGTTGTCCCAAAAGCGTTAACGCCAGCACGGGTTAATCAGCATGTTGCAATCATTCGGCCTATTCCAGAAAAAGCAAACCACCTTTTTATCTTTTATCTGCTCCAGCAGATGAAAGAAGAGCTGCTAATGAAGTCGGAGATTGGGGCTACGCGTCGTGCGCTTACTAAAGGCATGCTGGAAAACCTCGAGATCGAATTGCCGCCTCTCCCCGAACAACAAGCAATCGCCGCCGTCCTCAGCAGCCTCGACGACAAAATCGACCTGTTGCACCGCCAGAACAAAACCCTCGAAGCCATGGCCGAAACCCTGTTCCGCCAGTGGTTCGTGGAAGAGGCGCAGGAGGGTTGGGAGGATGGGGTTCTGGGGGATGTATTGGACCTTGTTTATGGGAAAGCATTAAAAGAAGAAACGAGAACCGGAATAGGTTTTCCTGTAGTGGGTTCGAGTGGCGTTGTCGGCTACCATTCGGAATACTTGGTTGAAGGGCCTGGAATAGTCATTGGTCGAAAGGGAACGCTAGGAAAGGTGACGTATTTATTTCAGAATTTTTTTCCGATTGATACCACCTACTACATCAAGTCAAAGATAGGCTCTGTTGGATTGTTCTATGAATATTGCCTGTTGAAAACTTTGAGTTATGAAAACTCGGATTCGGCAGTACCAGGTCTGAATCGTGACATTGCTCTTTCTGAAGAAATAAAGTTGGCGCCCAAAGAGAGAATTCAAATCTTCAATGAACGTTGTGCCCCAATTTTTGGAAAGCTGAAAACAAATACTTCCCAAATCCGCACCCTCGAAAAACTTCGCGACACCCTGCTGCCCAAGCTGATGAGTGGCGAAGTACGAGTTGCGGTCTAA
- the ylqF gene encoding ribosome biogenesis GTPase YlqF has translation MAIQWYPGHMTSARKKAAETMALTDIVIEVLDARLPEASSNPMIEELRVFRQRPCLKILNKADLADPAATKAWLAYYNSQKGVKAVALSCKKASDVAKIPAMCLALAPHRGTNLKPLRMMIMGIPNVGKSTLMNALLKRRVAKVGDEPAVTKSQQRLDLNDQMTLIDTPGMLWPRIAHPSDGLMLAASHAIGRNAVIDEEVATFLADSLLANYPQLLVERYGFPVEDKDGVAIIEAIALRRGFRLKGGAADFEKACLMLLQDYRSGALGRISLETPTSREAMLAEAADVVTTLGTTENGIDHMDQSSS, from the coding sequence ATGGCCATCCAGTGGTACCCCGGACACATGACCTCGGCGCGCAAGAAAGCCGCCGAAACCATGGCATTAACCGATATCGTCATCGAAGTGCTGGACGCGCGCCTGCCCGAAGCCAGCAGCAACCCGATGATTGAGGAATTACGCGTATTCCGTCAGCGCCCCTGCCTGAAAATCCTGAACAAGGCTGACCTGGCTGACCCAGCGGCAACCAAAGCCTGGCTGGCATATTACAACAGCCAGAAAGGCGTCAAAGCCGTCGCCTTATCGTGCAAGAAAGCCAGCGACGTTGCCAAGATTCCGGCCATGTGTCTGGCACTGGCACCGCATCGCGGCACTAATCTCAAGCCCTTGCGCATGATGATCATGGGCATCCCCAACGTCGGCAAATCCACGTTGATGAACGCATTGCTCAAGCGCCGTGTGGCGAAAGTCGGCGACGAACCGGCTGTCACCAAAAGCCAGCAACGGCTGGACCTGAATGACCAGATGACGCTGATTGATACCCCGGGGATGTTATGGCCGCGCATCGCCCATCCTAGCGATGGCCTGATGCTGGCCGCCAGCCATGCGATTGGCCGCAATGCAGTGATCGATGAAGAAGTGGCGACATTCCTTGCCGACAGCCTGCTGGCGAATTACCCGCAACTACTGGTGGAGCGTTACGGCTTCCCGGTCGAGGATAAAGATGGCGTAGCGATAATCGAGGCGATTGCCTTGCGCCGTGGCTTTCGCCTCAAAGGCGGCGCAGCGGATTTCGAAAAAGCTTGTTTGATGTTATTGCAGGATTACCGTAGCGGCGCATTAGGCCGCATCAGCCTGGAAACTCCGACCAGCCGCGAAGCGATGCTGGCCGAAGCGGCTGACGTGGTAACGACTTTAGGTACGACAGAAAACGGGATTGATCACATGGATCAATCGTCCTCCTAG
- the metF gene encoding methylenetetrahydrofolate reductase [NAD(P)H], with protein sequence MTTRTYSFEFFPPKTPDGMDKLRMVRSQLAELHPKFFSVTFGAGGSTRDHSLAAVLDIQHAGLEAAPHLSCIGSTRDNIRAILDEYKSHNIRHIVALRGDLPSGMASAGEFRYANELVEFIRSETGDWFNIEVAAYPEVHPQAKSAHDDLMNFKRKVDAGANAAITQYFFNADAYFAFVDDCTKLGITVPVVPGIMPIGNFSQLARFSDACGAEIPRWMRKKLEGYNDDIDSIRAYGLDVVTDLCQRLLDNDAPGLHFYTMNQSTATMEIWKRLGL encoded by the coding sequence ATGACGACACGTACCTACAGTTTTGAGTTTTTTCCGCCTAAAACACCTGACGGCATGGACAAGCTGCGCATGGTGCGCAGTCAGCTCGCCGAACTGCACCCCAAGTTTTTCTCGGTTACGTTCGGTGCAGGCGGGTCAACCCGCGACCACTCGCTGGCTGCGGTACTCGACATCCAGCACGCCGGGCTGGAAGCGGCGCCACACCTGTCCTGTATCGGTTCTACCCGCGACAATATTCGCGCGATTCTGGACGAGTATAAAAGCCACAATATCCGTCATATCGTTGCATTACGTGGCGATCTGCCTTCGGGCATGGCGAGTGCAGGCGAATTCCGTTATGCCAATGAACTGGTTGAATTCATCCGTAGTGAGACGGGTGACTGGTTCAACATCGAAGTTGCCGCTTATCCGGAAGTGCATCCGCAAGCCAAAAGCGCGCATGACGACCTGATGAACTTCAAGCGTAAAGTCGATGCGGGTGCCAATGCGGCAATTACTCAGTATTTTTTTAACGCCGATGCCTATTTTGCTTTTGTCGATGACTGCACCAAGCTGGGGATAACGGTGCCGGTGGTGCCGGGGATCATGCCTATCGGCAATTTCTCCCAGCTGGCAAGGTTTTCTGATGCCTGTGGTGCGGAAATTCCGCGCTGGATGCGCAAGAAGCTGGAAGGCTACAACGACGACATCGATTCTATCCGAGCCTATGGACTGGATGTGGTGACTGACTTATGCCAACGCCTGCTCGATAACGATGCACCAGGCCTGCATTTCTACACCATGAACCAGTCGACCGCGACCATGGAGATATGGAAGCGGCTGGGTTTGTAA
- the ahcY gene encoding adenosylhomocysteinase — translation MNAVTASSTPDYVIADLSLADWGRKELNIAEIEMPGLMAIREEFAATKPLKGARITGSLHMTIQTGVLIETLQALGAEVRWASCNIFSTQDHAAAAIAATGTPVFAVKGESLVDYWDYTHRIFEWADGGYSNMILDDGGDATLLLHLGARAETDISVLSHPTSEEERVLYAAIKAKLAVAPTWYSVRLAHIKGVTEETTTGVHRLYQMHERGELKFPAINVNDSVTKSKFDNLYGCRESLVDGIKRATDVMVAGKIAVVAGYGDVGKGSAQALRALSAQVWITEIDPICALQAAMEGYRVVTMDYACDKADIFVTATGNYHVITHDHMAKMKNQAIVCNIGHFDNEIDVAGVEKYQWEEIKPQVDHIIFPDGKRIIMLAKGRLVNLGCGTGHPSYVMSSSFANQTIAQIELFTRTADYPVGVYTLPKHLDEKVARLQLRTLNAVLTELSDQQAAYIGVDKSGPYKANHYRY, via the coding sequence ATGAACGCCGTCACCGCTAGCTCTACCCCTGATTACGTCATTGCTGATCTGTCGCTGGCCGACTGGGGTCGCAAAGAACTCAACATCGCTGAAATCGAAATGCCAGGCCTGATGGCAATTCGTGAAGAATTTGCTGCTACCAAGCCACTTAAAGGCGCTCGCATCACCGGCAGTCTGCACATGACCATCCAGACCGGCGTGCTGATCGAGACCTTACAGGCTCTCGGCGCTGAAGTGCGCTGGGCATCGTGCAATATATTTTCTACTCAGGATCATGCTGCTGCAGCCATCGCGGCTACCGGTACCCCGGTGTTTGCGGTCAAAGGCGAGTCACTGGTTGATTACTGGGATTACACTCATCGCATTTTTGAATGGGCGGATGGCGGCTATTCCAACATGATCCTGGATGACGGCGGCGATGCGACCTTGTTGCTGCATCTGGGCGCGCGTGCCGAAACTGATATCAGCGTGCTGTCACACCCAACCAGCGAAGAAGAGCGCGTGCTTTACGCTGCGATTAAAGCCAAATTGGCTGTTGCCCCTACCTGGTATTCAGTACGTCTGGCACACATCAAAGGCGTAACCGAAGAAACCACCACTGGCGTACATCGTTTATATCAAATGCACGAACGCGGCGAATTGAAATTCCCTGCGATTAACGTCAATGACTCGGTAACCAAATCCAAATTCGATAACCTGTATGGCTGCCGTGAATCCCTGGTGGACGGTATCAAGCGCGCCACCGACGTGATGGTAGCGGGCAAAATCGCCGTGGTTGCCGGTTACGGTGACGTGGGTAAAGGTTCTGCTCAGGCATTGCGTGCATTGTCTGCACAAGTGTGGATTACTGAAATCGATCCTATCTGCGCACTGCAAGCGGCGATGGAAGGCTACCGTGTTGTGACTATGGATTACGCTTGCGATAAAGCGGATATCTTCGTTACCGCGACAGGCAACTACCACGTCATTACCCATGACCACATGGCAAAAATGAAGAACCAGGCCATCGTTTGCAATATCGGTCACTTCGATAATGAAATCGACGTTGCCGGTGTGGAAAAATACCAGTGGGAAGAAATCAAGCCGCAAGTTGACCACATCATCTTCCCGGACGGCAAGCGTATCATCATGCTGGCTAAAGGACGTTTGGTAAACCTGGGTTGTGGTACAGGTCATCCATCGTATGTCATGAGTTCTTCATTTGCTAACCAGACTATCGCGCAGATCGAGTTGTTTACCCGTACAGCAGATTATCCTGTTGGCGTGTATACCCTGCCTAAGCATCTGGATGAAAAAGTGGCGCGCTTGCAGTTAAGAACGCTGAATGCGGTGTTGACCGAATTATCGGATCAGCAGGCTGCCTATATCGGCGTGGATAAAAGCGGCCCTTACAAAGCCAACCACTACCGCTATTAA
- a CDS encoding ATP-binding protein, which translates to MTTLRNIHSTYTDYEQIAQFYDEHKDALFDDIPLSLSQWFDANMAAPLGAVLDLLEGNLNDIVFNHIDSSIKSILQKNGFLSHFGFAQQVDVHGTTIQYQKMKPTDGRYFREYVAAQFLHRHELPNMSDGLRKKMTEAMLELFVNAQIHSETKHIYTCGQFFPARHTIVFSIVDIGIGFAEQFRRRFSKKISAVDAIRWAVEDRHTTKLNIPGGIGLALLREFVSLNNGLLQIVSHDGFYQYDRTGEKVHTLNKPFPGSIVSVLFRTNDRRNYSLLGEDDVSDLF; encoded by the coding sequence ATGACTACTCTCCGTAATATTCATTCGACATATACTGACTATGAACAAATAGCCCAGTTTTATGATGAGCATAAAGACGCACTATTTGATGATATTCCTTTGTCGTTGTCACAATGGTTTGATGCGAACATGGCCGCCCCCTTGGGAGCGGTGCTGGATTTGTTGGAAGGCAACTTAAATGATATTGTTTTCAATCACATCGATAGTAGCATTAAGAGCATACTTCAGAAAAATGGCTTTTTAAGCCATTTTGGCTTCGCTCAACAGGTGGATGTACATGGCACGACTATTCAATATCAGAAAATGAAGCCTACTGATGGTCGCTATTTTCGTGAATATGTAGCTGCACAGTTTTTGCATAGACATGAATTACCCAATATGAGTGACGGTTTGCGCAAGAAAATGACTGAAGCTATGTTGGAATTGTTCGTTAACGCACAAATTCATAGCGAAACTAAACATATTTACACTTGTGGTCAGTTTTTCCCTGCGCGACATACGATTGTATTTAGTATTGTTGATATAGGGATCGGATTTGCGGAGCAGTTTAGACGTCGTTTTAGTAAGAAAATTTCAGCGGTGGATGCCATCCGTTGGGCAGTGGAAGACAGGCACACCACAAAGTTAAATATCCCTGGCGGTATAGGTTTGGCGCTGTTGCGTGAGTTTGTGAGTTTGAATAATGGTTTGCTGCAAATTGTTAGCCATGATGGTTTTTATCAATATGATCGTACAGGTGAGAAAGTTCATACATTGAATAAGCCTTTCCCAGGTTCCATTGTCAGTGTATTGTTTCGCACGAATGACAGGCGTAATTATTCGCTTTTGGGTGAAGATGATGTATCAGATTTATTTTAA